ACATCGATTTTTTAAAAAATGCGCTCGGCGGCAAATTACCGAAGCTGCTCTGTTTCCGCTACAATCCCGGCCCGCTCAAGCAAGGCGGCAACGCGATTATCGGAAAACCCGAAGAAGCGAAATACGGCCTGACGCGCGAACAGCTTTTCGAAGCCTATGCGCGCTGCAAAAAAGAAGGCGTCGAACGATTCGGACTCCATACGATGGTCGCCTCGAACGAACTCAATCCCGATTTTTTTATCGACACGGCGGACATTCTCTTCGATCTCTGCGTCGAAATAAAGCAAAGGCTCGGCATAAAAATCGAATTCGTCGATTTGGGCGGCGGCGTCGGTATCCCGTATAAGCCGGAACAAAAAGCGGTCGATCTCGGTTATGTAGCGCGAGGCATCAAAAAGATCTACGACGAAAAAATTATTAAAAACGATCTCGATCCCATGGGTATCTATTGGGAATGCGGCAGACCCGTCACCGGCCCCTACGGCTGGCTTATCGCGACGGCGATCCACGAAAAACACATCTACCGCGACTATATCGGAGTCGACGCGTGCATGGCCGACTTAATGCGGCCCGGCATGTACGGCGCCTATCACGAAGTGACCGTCAGCGGAAAAGAAAACGCGGTAAAAGACCGGGTATACGACGTCGTCGGATCTCTGTGTGAAAACTGCGACAAATTCGCAGTCCGGCGGAGCCTGCCGAAAATCGATATCGGCGATATCTTAATAATTCACGATGCGGGCGCGCACGGAAGAGCGATGGGATTCAATTACAACGGAAAGCTCAGAGCGGGCGAAGTGCTCATGAGGAGCGACGGTTCATTCAAAGAAATCAGACGGCGCGAAACGATTGCCGACTATTTTGCGACGCTCGATTTGGACGGCGTAAAAAATTTCAAATAACAAAAAAGATCGTATTTTCCGATCAATCGACATCCCCGACGCGAAACATCGGAGATGTCGGTTCCTGTAGACGATTGTATGGTTTATTTGCGTTTTAAGTATTTGATCGAATCGAGGGCGACCGCCGCGATCAAAATCAATCCTTTAAATACAAACTGCAGGTTCGTGTCGATGCCGAGGAACGTCAGGCAGTAAGTCAAACCGGTAAATATGATAACGCCGATGACAGCTCCTCCGATTTTTCCGATACCGCCGTTGAATGAAATGCCTCCGACGACGCAGGCTGCTATCGCATCGAGTTCGTAGCCCTGACCCGTACCGGCACTCGCGTTCGCTTTGAACGCTTCGAAAAACGAACCGAAACCGTAGAACACGCCGGCCATAGCGAATATGCTCATCGTCACCCAAAATACGCTGATGCCGCTAACGCTCGCCGCTTCCGAATTGCCGCCGACCGCATACATATTTTTACCGAAGGTCGTCTTGTTCCATATAAACCATGCGACGGCGATCGCAATGACTGCAGGAATTATTAATTTCGGAAAAGTGACGAACTCTCCGTTAACGAATCCGAGTTCCCATCTGCCGCCGAGCATATCTTTAATGCCCGCATCGATCGAACCGACAGGGGTACCGCTCGTGCCGAAAAAGAGAAGACCGTAGATGATGAGCTGCGTCGCAAGCGTCGAAATAAACGGATGGATTCGGAGCTTTGCGGTAAACACGCCCGCAAAGCAGCTGAATAAAACGCAAAGCACGATCGATATGACGAGGGCAAGGGCAAGCCGCGCCGGAACGGGAAGCGGCGTAAAATCCCACGGGCCGAGATGAAAAAACGTTACGATATTTTTTCCCGGATGCAAAATAAGACCGGTGATGACCGAGCCGAGCGCGACCATGCGCCCGATGCTCAAATCGGTA
This Treponema socranskii subsp. buccale DNA region includes the following protein-coding sequences:
- a CDS encoding diaminopimelate decarboxylase family protein, with product MSSDFPLKHDELLKLIKRFPTPFYLYDERAIRENMRRFTEAFSVFPKFREHFAVKAMPNPYMLKILAEEGCGADCSSLPELVLSDLAGIEGERVIFTSNETPAAEFQYAYEHGNLINLDDITHIDFLKNALGGKLPKLLCFRYNPGPLKQGGNAIIGKPEEAKYGLTREQLFEAYARCKKEGVERFGLHTMVASNELNPDFFIDTADILFDLCVEIKQRLGIKIEFVDLGGGVGIPYKPEQKAVDLGYVARGIKKIYDEKIIKNDLDPMGIYWECGRPVTGPYGWLIATAIHEKHIYRDYIGVDACMADLMRPGMYGAYHEVTVSGKENAVKDRVYDVVGSLCENCDKFAVRRSLPKIDIGDILIIHDAGAHGRAMGFNYNGKLRAGEVLMRSDGSFKEIRRRETIADYFATLDLDGVKNFK